A single window of Dermacentor albipictus isolate Rhodes 1998 colony chromosome 1, USDA_Dalb.pri_finalv2, whole genome shotgun sequence DNA harbors:
- the LOC139054302 gene encoding uncharacterized protein, which translates to MSQKSVLEDPFLMSTLKWSEREDLLCLEVLQYTRREPLSAHGYLNIDRMDSGQFRTYFSFEQDDLRRLQGALRLPEVLSTPQCVKIPGDESLCITLRRLAYPNRLRELESLFGRHYSVISSATNAVLAHIESTFGYLLQDANNHSWLDLAKLEDFSQAVYAKGAPLQKCWGFIDGTARAICRPSRDQKLFFSGQKRFHALKYQAIMCPNGIICQLNGPYVGSRHDAGILRRSKTYQKLEQLVKGRSFCLYGDPAYPLRPLLLKPYGGSSLTVQQLAFNKRMSTVRQAVEWGFGKIAGLFAFLDFRKNQKLRQQNVSRMYKVGAILANCHTCMYGSQVSEYFGVEPPQLEEYLRPQH; encoded by the exons ATGTCACAGAAGAGTGTATTAGAGGACCCTTTCCTCATGTCCACGTTGAAGTGGTCCGAAAGAGAAGATTTGCTGTGCCTCGAGGTGCTTCAATACACGCGGCGAGAACCACTGTCAGCCCACGGCTACCTGAACATTGACAGGATGGACAGCGGACAATTCCGGACATATTTTAGTTTCGAGCAAGATGATTTGCGAAGGCTGCAGGGTGCACTACGCCTGCCAGAAGTTTTGTCTACACCGCAGTGCGTCAAAATTCCAGGAGACGAGAGTCTTTGCATAACTCTGAGGCGTCTGGCATATCCAAACAGGCTGCGCGAACTGGAGTCGCTCTTCGGACGACATTACTCTGTGATTTCGTCGGCGACAAATGCGGTGCTCGCTCACATTGAGAGTACTTTTGGATATCTTCTTCAAGATGCAAATAATCACTCCTGGTTGGATCTCGCCAAATTGGAAGACTTTTCTCAG GCCGTGTATGCCAAAGGGGCGCCGCTACAGAAATGTTGGGGCTTCATCGATGGTACTGCACGGGCCATCTGCCGACCATCAAGGGACCAAAAGCTCTTTTTCTCTGGGCAGAAACGATTTCATGCTTTGAAATATCAGGCCATCATGTGCCCCAATGGCATCATCTGCCAGTTGAACGGCCCATACGTGGGCAGTCGTCACGATGCAG GTATCCTCCGAAGGAGCAAGACGTACCAGAAACTTGAGCAGCTTGTGAAAGGACGAAGTTTTTGCCTCTACGGTGATCCGGCCTACCCCTTACGGCCTTTGCTACTAAAGCCTTATGGCGGGTCTAGCCTTACCGTGCAGCAGCTTGCCTTTAACAAAAGGATGAGCACTGTAAGGCAGGCAGTTGAGTGGGGCTTCGGAAAAATAGCAGGGTTGTTTGCTTTTCTAGATTTTAGAAAAAATCAGAAGTTGCGCCAGCAAAATGTCTCTCGTATGTATAAAGTTGGTGCTATTCTTGCGAACTGTCACACCTGCATGTACGGTTCGCAGGTCTCAGAATATTTTGGAGTGGAACCCCCGCAGCTGGAGGAATATTTGAGGCCACAACACTGA